A stretch of the Azorhizobium caulinodans ORS 571 genome encodes the following:
- a CDS encoding GntR family transcriptional regulator: protein MLERGASFRSLEAEAAPRSLREEAYDIIKQRIIRGLYRPGEALSEAVVSSSLSLGRTPVRQAFDRLMRDGLVEVLPRKGIIVRPITADEIRDMVHVRLLNEGFCARLAAERADQAVLGVLNDTLDQSHKAARDSDIETLMVLDRRFHAALASAAGNAVLSDILSNLHDRSQRVWFLSLREHQHHARVVEEHAGIVAAISARDAEGAEAVMRAHILSFAENLSRQL from the coding sequence GAAGAAGCCTATGACATCATCAAGCAGCGCATCATCCGCGGCCTCTACCGGCCGGGAGAGGCGCTGAGCGAGGCGGTCGTCTCGTCCTCCCTGAGCCTCGGGCGCACGCCCGTGCGACAGGCCTTCGACCGGCTCATGCGGGACGGGCTCGTGGAGGTGCTGCCGCGCAAGGGCATCATCGTGCGCCCCATCACCGCCGACGAGATCCGCGACATGGTGCACGTGCGCCTCCTCAACGAGGGCTTCTGCGCGCGGCTCGCCGCCGAGCGGGCGGACCAGGCGGTGCTCGGCGTCCTCAACGACACACTCGACCAAAGCCACAAGGCGGCCCGCGACAGCGACATCGAGACGCTCATGGTGCTCGACCGGCGTTTCCACGCGGCGCTCGCCAGCGCGGCCGGCAATGCGGTCCTGAGCGACATCCTGAGCAACCTGCACGACCGCTCGCAGCGGGTGTGGTTCCTCTCCCTGCGCGAACACCAGCACCACGCACGGGTGGTGGAGGAGCATGCCGGCATCGTCGCCGCCATTTCCGCCCGCGACGCAGAAGGCGCGGAGGCGGTGATGCGCGCGCACATCCTGTCGTTCGCGGAAAACCTCAGCCGGCAGCTCTGA